The following coding sequences lie in one Armatimonadota bacterium genomic window:
- the queF gene encoding NADPH-dependent 7-cyano-7-deazaguanine reductase QueF: MAELETFPNPNPNRNYTIKHVNPEFTSVCPKTGLPDFATIELEYIPDETCIELKSLKYYYLDFRNKGIFYEAVINQMLDELAAACKPRWMRVVGNFSARGGIHSVVTCETGKKPE, translated from the coding sequence ATGGCCGAGCTGGAGACTTTTCCGAATCCGAATCCGAACCGCAACTACACGATCAAGCACGTGAACCCCGAGTTCACGAGCGTTTGCCCCAAGACGGGGCTGCCGGACTTTGCCACCATCGAGCTGGAATACATCCCTGACGAGACGTGCATCGAGCTCAAGAGCCTGAAGTACTACTACCTCGACTTTCGCAACAAGGGCATTTTCTACGAAGCGGTGATCAACCAGATGCTGGACGAACTGGCGGCGGCGTGTAAGCCGCGCTGGATGCGCGTGGTTGGAAACTTCAGCGCCCGTGGCGGAATTCACTCGGTGGTAACTTGCGAGACGGGCAAGAAGCCCGAGTAG
- a CDS encoding PEP-CTERM sorting domain-containing protein produces the protein MKKLLLIGALGVLAAGAHATDLTISFDLTGLNSVDGLYDPNNPNVYDPDNYAVFINLDSYFAHDYSNYVVTDVSWDNVVLHTVAPGSWCSDSVFSLENTDASEYIDVAPSSLDASGSDGPLSSGGFISAGPVHALGDDTVYFHLWEVFDDAPNAIDNTYDSGIVTYKIHADDPVPEPASIAALGLGVLALARRRRK, from the coding sequence ATGAAAAAACTACTCTTGATTGGGGCGCTCGGCGTCCTAGCAGCGGGGGCGCACGCTACGGACCTCACGATCTCCTTTGACCTTACTGGGCTGAACAGCGTGGATGGGCTTTACGATCCGAACAACCCAAACGTCTACGATCCGGACAATTACGCCGTCTTCATCAATTTGGACTCCTACTTTGCGCACGACTACAGCAACTACGTAGTCACCGATGTTTCGTGGGATAATGTCGTACTCCACACGGTTGCCCCGGGCAGTTGGTGCTCGGACTCGGTTTTCTCATTGGAAAACACGGACGCCAGCGAATACATCGACGTAGCTCCATCTTCGCTAGATGCAAGCGGTTCGGATGGACCTCTTTCGTCGGGCGGATTCATTTCCGCAGGTCCCGTCCATGCTTTAGGCGATGACACCGTCTATTTCCACCTTTGGGAAGTCTTTGACGATGCACCGAATGCAATCGACAATACCTACGATTCCGGTATCGTCACCTACAAGATTCACGCCGACGACCCGGTTCCGGAGCCCGCATCCATCGCGGCTCTCGGCCTTGGCGTTCTCGCTCTTGCCCGACGACGACGCAAGTAA
- a CDS encoding peptidase E — protein sequence MRHIVAMGGGGFSMEPDNLALDRYVLSLVEADKPKVCFIPTASADSEDYTRRFYEAFEGLGCEASHLSLFWPHRLDFDDFMMAQDVIYVGGGNTRNLLLLWKDWGLDSAIRKAYENGTVLAGISAGANCWFEEFSTDSMGPLAPWKGLGWLNGSFCPHYDGESDRRPSLKRMLDEGEMGPGFACDDGVAAHYIDENLYQFVSSRPSAMAYRVEVGEETPIQPKVLV from the coding sequence ATGCGGCATATCGTAGCGATGGGTGGAGGCGGATTTAGCATGGAGCCGGACAATCTGGCCTTGGATCGATACGTGCTGTCGCTGGTGGAAGCCGACAAGCCGAAGGTCTGCTTCATTCCGACCGCCAGCGCCGATAGCGAAGACTACACACGCCGGTTCTATGAGGCGTTTGAAGGCCTTGGATGCGAAGCATCGCACCTGAGCTTATTTTGGCCGCATCGGCTGGACTTCGACGACTTCATGATGGCCCAGGACGTGATCTACGTCGGTGGAGGCAACACCCGAAATCTGCTCCTGCTCTGGAAAGACTGGGGACTAGATTCGGCCATCCGAAAGGCGTACGAGAACGGTACGGTGTTGGCAGGCATCAGCGCCGGAGCCAACTGCTGGTTCGAGGAGTTCAGTACGGACTCGATGGGTCCTCTCGCACCCTGGAAAGGACTAGGCTGGCTGAACGGAAGTTTTTGCCCTCACTATGACGGGGAATCGGATCGACGACCATCGCTCAAACGGATGCTAGATGAGGGGGAAATGGGCCCTGGATTTGCCTGTGACGATGGAGTCGCAGCGCATTACATCGACGAAAATCTTTATCAATTCGTGTCGTCGAGACCCTCCGCAATGGCCTATCGAGTCGAGGTTGGTGAGGAGACTCCGATCCAGCCCAAAGTCTTAGTTTGA